Within Thermodesulfovibrionales bacterium, the genomic segment CCTGCGCCTTCCCTTCGCGTATCGCACTCATCCCCTCGATAACGGCCTGCGCGCCGGAATCGGCGTGAGGAGAAAATACGGTGTTGTCACCTTTTATGTTGAGGTTTATCGCGACCTGGCAGAAACTGATATTATTGAGCATCGAGAGCGGCCAGAGAGGATAGACCTCCTTGTATCCCTCTGAAAAGAATGCGTCATAGTCGAGTCCGCCTCCGGAATTGAGCGATTTGTGAACCGCAGGGAGGAGGTCCTCTATCCTGTAGTCGACCATCCCCATGCCGGCATAAAAGCCGGTCTCTTCAGCAGGAACGGACGCGGTGTCGAGCTTCGCCTCGCGATAGG encodes:
- a CDS encoding beta-ketoacyl synthase N-terminal-like domain-containing protein; this encodes MDDRVVITGTGISCSLGTTRDEVWGSMLAGRSGIRPIEGFDTVGFGCRVAAQIQELNPRDLGISPKDSRIMDTHAYMLMKSSRDAYREAKLDTASVPAEETGFYAGMGMVDYRIEDLLPAVHKSLNSGGGLDYDAFFSEGYKEVYPLWPLSMLNNISFCQVAINLNIKGDNTVFSPHADSGAQAVIEGMSAIREGKAQ